One genomic window of Actinoplanes lobatus includes the following:
- a CDS encoding ATP-binding protein, with translation MLLRDITAETRHRDELAGFAGVVAHDLLNPLTTVEGWTEAAADTAVGVTPHITVASSREGDTVTVTIADNGIGIPAGQHDAVFDTFHRAHRGQGYGGTGLGPAICKRTVERHGGTITATDNPGGGTRFTFTLPAETSIDVTTLNAYAGTGAVGSRTDRSRESGSVT, from the coding sequence GTGCTGCTGCGCGACATCACCGCTGAGACCCGCCATCGCGACGAACTCGCCGGCTTCGCCGGCGTCGTCGCCCACGACCTGCTCAACCCGCTGACCACCGTCGAGGGCTGGACCGAAGCCGCCGCCGACACCGCCGTGGGCGTCACCCCACACATCACCGTCGCCAGCAGCCGCGAGGGCGACACCGTCACGGTCACCATCGCCGACAACGGCATCGGCATCCCCGCCGGACAGCACGACGCCGTCTTCGACACCTTCCACCGGGCCCACCGCGGCCAAGGCTACGGCGGCACCGGTCTCGGGCCGGCCATCTGCAAACGCACCGTGGAACGCCACGGCGGCACCATCACCGCCACCGACAACCCCGGTGGCGGCACCCGCTTCACCTTCACCCTGCCTGCCGAGACGTCCATCGACGTGACCACCCTCAACGCGTACGCCGGAACCGGCGCAGTCGGGTCCCGTACCGACCGCAGCCGTGAGTCCGGGTCCGTGACATGA
- a CDS encoding phospholipase yields MTRIHPLRALLTTVASVTVLLGVTTPAYAVTPAEKLQVLASFTQNSADSYNSWNAARQNQGAWAAYGFDWETNYCTASPDKPLGFDFTLACQRHDFGYGNYEAVGAFSANKSRLDDAFYADLKRKCGTYSAAVRPACNSLAWTYYEAVVVFGSTAAVQPADIEAAEALLG; encoded by the coding sequence ATGACCCGCATCCACCCTCTCCGCGCGCTGCTCACCACCGTCGCCTCGGTGACCGTCCTGCTCGGGGTGACCACCCCGGCGTACGCCGTCACCCCCGCCGAGAAGCTCCAGGTCCTCGCCTCCTTCACCCAGAACAGCGCGGACTCCTACAACAGCTGGAACGCCGCCCGGCAGAACCAGGGCGCATGGGCCGCCTACGGGTTCGACTGGGAGACCAACTACTGCACCGCCAGCCCCGACAAGCCGCTCGGCTTCGACTTCACCCTCGCCTGCCAGCGGCACGACTTCGGGTACGGCAACTACGAGGCGGTGGGCGCCTTCTCCGCCAACAAGTCCCGCCTCGACGACGCCTTCTACGCCGACCTCAAGCGCAAGTGCGGCACCTACTCCGCCGCCGTCCGCCCCGCCTGCAACAGCCTGGCCTGGACCTACTACGAGGCCGTGGTCGTCTTCGGCTCGACCGCCGCGGTCCAGCCCGCCGACATCGAGGCCGCCGAGGCCCTGCTCGGCTGA
- the aqpZ gene encoding aquaporin Z: protein MSTPAPALRKRIAAEFLGTFWLVFAGCGSAVLAAVFLSPADVQLGIGFLGVALAFGLSVMTMAYAVGHISGGHFNPAVTVGLAAAGQFRWRDTPAYVVTQVVAAIAGAGVLYVIASGRPGFDAVESGFATNGYGDRSPGGYSLLAALITEVLLTAVFLFVILGATDTRAPRGFAPIAIGLGLTLIHLVSIPVTNTSVNPARSIGPALFAGGDAIGQLWLFIVAPLAGGLIAGAAYALLLGQNEPSASLESATRA from the coding sequence ATGTCCACGCCCGCGCCGGCGCTGCGCAAACGAATCGCCGCCGAATTCCTCGGCACCTTCTGGCTGGTCTTCGCCGGCTGTGGCTCGGCTGTTCTCGCCGCCGTGTTTCTCAGCCCCGCCGACGTACAGCTCGGTATCGGCTTTCTCGGCGTGGCGCTGGCGTTCGGATTGTCCGTGATGACGATGGCGTACGCCGTCGGGCACATCTCGGGCGGTCATTTCAACCCGGCGGTGACCGTCGGTCTCGCCGCGGCCGGCCAGTTCCGCTGGCGAGACACCCCGGCCTACGTCGTGACCCAGGTCGTCGCGGCGATCGCCGGCGCCGGTGTGCTGTACGTCATCGCGTCCGGCAGACCGGGGTTCGACGCCGTGGAATCGGGCTTCGCGACAAACGGGTACGGCGACCGCTCACCCGGTGGCTACTCGCTGCTCGCCGCACTGATCACGGAGGTTCTGCTGACCGCCGTGTTCCTGTTCGTCATCCTGGGTGCGACGGACACCCGGGCGCCGCGCGGCTTCGCACCGATCGCGATCGGTCTCGGCCTCACGCTGATCCACCTGGTCAGCATTCCGGTGACGAACACCTCCGTGAACCCGGCGCGATCGATCGGCCCGGCGCTGTTCGCGGGCGGTGACGCCATCGGCCAACTGTGGCTGTTCATCGTCGCGCCACTCGCCGGCGGTCTCATCGCGGGGGCCGCCTACGCGCTGCTGCTCGGGCAGAACGAGCCGTCCGCCTCTCTCGAAAGCGCCACGCGAGCCTGA
- a CDS encoding PAS domain-containing protein, whose product MQSISASLLRTTAFAAIFLAMESLIRVEMTRQSGVPLVWPAAGIAVMWFTAQRRARVRWADPVALVAVIMAMNLAAGAGPAVAAICAVTGLVQVSVFLRLLPRAYPGSDGDDAARLRRPRDLWALLAVVATAATVGAMVGAAGLWLITGMPSGPATATWFFLDVASMLLYGAVTLHVETLLATCRARYGSLIAGWRQRNRVTPTGARVAEYAAVTLCLLAGYGYTLTAPGVSMVFPLIALTVWAGVRLSTTYLVAHNVCIAIAIALATLHDVGPFADLGSSAYRVLIAQVFISMVSLIGLALALGRDERATLTTELADEKEQASRQAKLMNAIVNSMADGVTVTDRDGRLLMHNPAAVSLLGRIRSSDMPDPVGFYGFRHLDGSPFTDGDLPWRITAADGKIHVLDVTVRNPDLSEARIVRSTATP is encoded by the coding sequence ATGCAGAGCATCTCGGCGTCGTTGCTGCGTACGACCGCGTTCGCCGCGATCTTCCTGGCCATGGAGAGCCTGATCCGGGTGGAGATGACCCGGCAGAGCGGCGTGCCCCTGGTCTGGCCGGCGGCCGGGATCGCGGTGATGTGGTTCACCGCGCAGCGGAGGGCCCGCGTGCGCTGGGCGGACCCGGTCGCCTTGGTGGCCGTGATCATGGCCATGAACCTGGCCGCCGGCGCCGGCCCGGCGGTGGCCGCGATTTGCGCCGTCACCGGTCTGGTGCAGGTCTCGGTGTTCCTGCGTCTGCTGCCGCGCGCGTACCCCGGATCCGACGGTGACGACGCCGCGAGGCTGCGCCGTCCTCGCGACCTGTGGGCGCTGCTGGCGGTCGTCGCTACGGCCGCAACGGTCGGCGCCATGGTGGGCGCCGCGGGCCTGTGGCTGATCACGGGCATGCCCTCGGGCCCGGCGACGGCCACCTGGTTCTTCCTCGACGTCGCGAGCATGCTGCTCTACGGCGCGGTCACACTGCACGTCGAGACCCTGCTCGCGACCTGCCGCGCCCGGTACGGATCTCTCATCGCCGGATGGCGGCAACGAAACCGTGTCACCCCGACCGGTGCCCGCGTGGCCGAGTACGCGGCTGTGACCCTGTGCCTGCTGGCCGGGTACGGCTACACCCTGACCGCGCCCGGCGTGTCGATGGTGTTCCCGCTGATCGCGCTGACCGTATGGGCCGGGGTCCGCCTGTCCACCACGTACTTGGTGGCACACAACGTATGCATCGCCATCGCCATCGCCCTGGCCACGCTGCACGATGTCGGCCCCTTCGCGGATCTCGGCTCGTCGGCGTACCGGGTGCTGATCGCACAGGTGTTCATCTCCATGGTCTCCCTGATCGGTCTGGCCCTGGCCCTGGGCCGCGACGAACGGGCCACACTGACCACCGAACTCGCCGACGAGAAGGAGCAGGCATCCCGGCAGGCGAAGCTGATGAACGCGATCGTCAACTCCATGGCTGACGGAGTGACCGTCACCGACCGCGACGGGCGCCTGCTGATGCACAACCCCGCCGCCGTCTCCCTGCTCGGCCGCATCCGGTCATCCGACATGCCCGACCCGGTCGGCTTCTACGGGTTCCGGCACCTCGACGGCAGCCCGTTCACCGACGGCGATCTGCCCTGGCGGATCACCGCCGCGGACGGGAAGATCCACGTCCTGGATGTCACCGTGCGCAACCCCGACCTGTCGGAGGCACGGATCGTGCGCAGCACCGCGACACCCTGA